Proteins from a single region of Trichomycterus rosablanca isolate fTriRos1 chromosome 16, fTriRos1.hap1, whole genome shotgun sequence:
- the chchd10 gene encoding coiled-coil-helix-coiled-coil-helix domain-containing protein 10, mitochondrial, protein MARGSRSRSSAPASAPTHSYAPAPAAPPPAAVATVQPKQPGLMAQMATTAAGVAVGSAVGHVVGGALTGAFSGGSSSTSEPPRPAPAYQEPSRAAPSQAGPCLFEVRQFLDCATTQTDLTLCEGFNEALKQCKFSHGVSSLV, encoded by the exons ATGGCGAGAGGAAGTCGCAGTCGTTCTTCAGCACCAGCAAG TGCTCCAACGCACTCGTACGCGCCAGCTCCAGCTGCTCCTCCACCAGCAGCCGTGGCCACTGTCCAGCCCAAACAGCCAGGTCTCATGGCTCAGATGGCGACCACAGCTGCAGGTGTGGCTGTGGGTTCAGCGGTTGGCCACGTGGTGGGTGGTGCCCTCACCGGAGCTTTCAGTGGGGGCAGCTCTAGCACCTCAGAGCCACCAAGACCAGCTCCTGCATATCAG gAACCTTCCCGTGCTGCTCCCTCTCAGGCTGGCCCATGTCTTTTCGAGGTGAGGCAGTTCCTTGACTGCGCCACCACGCAGACAGACCTCACCTTGTGCGAAGGCTTCAACGAGGCTCTTAAACAGTGCAAGTTCTCACATG gTGTGTCATCTCTGGTGTGA
- the scamp1 gene encoding secretory carrier-associated membrane protein 1 — MSDFDSNPFADPDFSNPFQDPSVTQVTRNAPPGLEEYNPFTDTKPAPPGSVPKVPPTANTQPAIMKPTEEPPAYSQQQTQDQARAQAELLRRQEELERKAAELDRREREMQSLNASGGRKNNWPPLPEKFPVGPCFYHDVSVDIPVEFQKTVKIMYYLWMFHTATLFINIFGCLAWFCVDPQRGVDFGLAMLWFMLFTPCSFVCWYRPLYGAFRSDSSFRFFVFFFVYICQFGVHVMQAIGITGWGASGWISALTGLNTSVPIGIIMILIAALFTASAVISLIMFKKVHGLYRTTGASFEKAQQEFATGVMSNKTVQTAAANAATSAARGAYKEQF, encoded by the exons GACCCCTCAGTGACGCAAGTAACGAGGAATGCACCACCCGGCCTGGAGGAGTACAATCCCTTCACAGATACAAAACCT GCACCTCCTGGGTCAGTACCTAAAGTCCCGCCTACTGCTAACACACAGCCGGCCATCATGAAGCCCACCGAGGAACCACCTGCTTATtcacaacagcaaacacag GATCAGGCACGGGCCCAGGCGGAATTGCTGAGAAGGCAGGAGGAATTGGAGAGGAAAGCTGCAGAGCTGGAccgcagagagagagagatgcagTCCCTTAATGCATCTGGGG GAAGGAAAAACAACTGGCCGCCACTACCTGAGAAGTTTCCTGTCGGCCCATGTTTCTACCACGACGTATCGGTGGACATTCCAGTGGAGTTTCAGAAAACAGTCAAAATCATGTATTATCTGTGGATGT TCCATACAGCGACACTTTTCATCAACATCTTTGGCTGCTTGGCGTGGTTCTGTGTAGATCCGCAGCGCGGCGTAGACTTTGGTCTGGCCATGCTTTGGTTCATGCTCTTCACTCCATGCTCGTTCGTCTGCTGGTACAGACCTCTGTATGGAGCATTCAG GAGTGACAGCTCTTTCCGTTTCTTCGTGTTCTTCTTTGTGTATATCTGTCAGTTTGGAGTCCATGTGATGCAGGCCATTGGCATTACAGGCTGGGGTGCCAG tggttGGATCTCGGCACTGACTGGCCTTAACACGAGCGTTCCTATCGGCATCATCATGATCCTTATCGCTGCTCTCTTCACCGCCTCTGCCGTCATCTCTCTGATCATGTTCAAAAAG gtccaCGGTCTGTACCGGACCACCGGCGCGAGCTTCGAGAAGGCCCAGCAGGAATTCGCCACCGGCGTCATGTCCAACAAAACAGTGCAGACGGCAGCCGCCAACGCCGCCACGTCCGCCGCCCGCGGAGCATACAAAGAGCAGTTCTGA
- the ddt gene encoding D-dopachrome decarboxylase: MPFIDLETNLPASKFSEEFLKKLCSTTAAALGKPEDRMNVVVKPDLPMLIAGSCSPAVMLSVSAIAVTDTAEKNKEHSAKISQFLTQELGLSQDRIVIRFYPLELWQVGKKGTVMSFL; the protein is encoded by the exons atgcCGTTTATTGATTTAGAAACGAATTTACCTGCAAGTAAATTCTCTGAAGAATTTCTGAAAAAGCTGTGCTCCACCACAGCGGCTGCTCTTGGAAAACCAGAGGAC AGGATGAACGTGGTGGTGAAGCCTGATTTGCCCATGCTCATTGCTGGCTCGTGTTCCCCCGCTGTGATGCTCTCGGTTTCTGCCATTGCTGTGACTGACACGGCGGAGAAAAACAAGGAGCACAGTGCTAAAATCTCCCAGTTCCTCACCCAGGAGCTGGGGCTCAGCCAAGACCG cATTGTGATTCGGTTCTACCCGCTGGAGCTGTGGCAGGTGGGAAAAAAAGGCACAGTGATGAGCT